The genomic interval GAGAAATCCATGTTTGGCCTGAACTGGACTTGGTCGACATGTGTTTGCAATTTGATATCATCTGTCACGTGTCTGTGGTTGTCTTCGTTACCTTCTTTAAAAGGTTTATAACTTTCGTTATCTCCATCCAGTAATAAATTCAGTTTTCTAATGACGTCATCCGAGGGCTATGGGTTAGGTATAGACCTTTTAGAACGAGAAGAGATATGCTactgaatgattttttttggacgTTATCAATAGTATAAACGTGCAAATTGTATTCTTTGCCAGTAACTACCAGTGCCAAGAACACACTTTGactattgataaaaaaatataaataaatggttGCTTCTGCTTCCAAAATAACGATTTTGTAAAGATATTCACATTAGTCCCACATTTCCACTGTTTGTTGACGGTTGATAACTTACAATGTGGTTCGGGTAAACAAACAAGCGTGCACTTTTCTTGCTGTTCCCATGCAACTTGTTCAAATATTCGTATAACAAAGTCAACTCTTTCCAAAGATTTTGTAAATGACCGCTACTCCATTCAGCAAACATCTCTATGATCTGCAATAGATCGTTCTGATGTGAAATTGTTTATAGATCTAAACAAgtgaatcgaaaagaaataatgatagTTTGGTACCAATGTAGATGTTGAGGCCCTAATAGGACAACGGAATAATAGAGTATTCCAATTTACTTCAATGTTTAAGCTACCATTGAAACGTCCTTCGAGGGCACCTGATACATCCATAATACCTGGTCTCTTTCCATATAGTTCATACGTACCACTCACAGTAACTGATACCTGATGCAAAAAGCAAAGAAGTTTagagataaatattttaaacataactattccagaatttttcaaatctcacaTCGTTTTGATAAAGTACAACTGACGAATAGCACGTCAGCATCTTTTAGgtgattaatattttattgggAATGTGATTTATAAAAGCTTCATATCACCAGTTGGTTCAACTAATCCATGAAATGATCAATTGTAGTTCAGAGACTACCTTGTGCTCGGGTAGTGAATAGACATCACAATATTGTCTGAGCAGAGCAGCTGGCAGCGCTTCAATATTTTGTAAGGATTCAGCATCGGCAACAAGTACTTGCATAGTCGTATACCACCCATCCTCAACATAGGTTCCCAAGACAATGGTTCTTCTATTATCCGTTCCATCACACAATGCTAACAATGGCTCTGACCATTTACTATCTGATACATACTCCAGACAACGATTTAATGTAGCACTATTTGAACAAAAACATAAAGTGTCATGGGTGAGCAAATGGAATGAAAGTACAGTGCCTTCAAAAGTAAAACATAGATCAGGCATCCTTTTGAAACACATTCCAACTATTACTAATTATTTCACTACAGAAATAATGAGGACTATTGTTAGTGGCGAGAACAACATTACAGGCAAATATTGCTCTGTTTAAAACAAATCCATTTGACCGGCAAAGTAGAAGATGAAACATTGTTTACCATGCTTCTGATTTTGTCAGTGGTAAATGAagctcctcctcttttttccaatttctgtGATCATCAATGATGGTCTCATCGACACAGGAATATCCGAGCTCACACACCAGCGGTGATCCAGTGACGTCCAGTACTGCAATATTGAGTGACGGATATTTGTTTCGAATACATCTAAGGAAAATTATGTAGTACAGATAACATGGAAGTTACTTACTACTTGTCTCTGAAACATCtagtttgattgatttttcctGCAAATTGTCAGAAACTggtgactgaaaaaaattcattatgtttttttaaaaatacatttctttgaaatttcgaagcgAATGCGATAATACTAATTGATTATGAtgtcaattaaattaattgtgaaaatacaaatatctattagaacaatttttaaattcatgaTCGTAATATGGCATTATTCTGCGATATGATATTTTGCATGAAGTGAATAGCGTAAACATCCTAGCGATATATCAATATGTACTAATAGTCATTATTAGAATTAATGACTGAAGATCCTCTAGAATATATGAAAGTGATTCAAGTAAGTGTTGAGATAATTTATTaatgtttgttatttttgagAGGTAATTGTCAATCTTTCATATCAAGTGCTCATCTGGCGAAACAATTAACGTCCAATTTTCCAAATAGTAAGTCCAAGCATTGAAGAAAAGCACATGATTTGCAAAACGTCAGATTCTTGTTTATATTTTGGCTCATACCTGTCGGTATAAAACTAACGTCTTGCGCGATCTATATTTTGGCATAAGACATTCAATATAAGACAAGACAGTTTCTTTCACGAAAATCGTTTCAGTTGAAAGAGCGGCTTTCACTTTAGCACACAACATTTTTACTAAGCTGCCAACaagtttttgttcttcgtcTGCACCGACCGCACGTTTGACTGATACCAACGCTGATACAAATCTTCATTCAACGGTTTGTAAGTGTTTTACCGTTGAGTATCCGTTTAATTTGAAATGGAAGCGTTGTCGATGAACCATGGCAGCCAACTCTTTGTGTCAccatttttcgaaagaattctAGTGGAATATATGGGACatcgaatttttgaaaggACTATTCTTTAAAACGGCTGAACCAATCTGGATGAAATTCGGAAGCTcgtcaaaaaaatttggaatgaaGTGGCCAAactttggattttgaaaaattcgaaaaaaaaattcataggaATCTATTTACCCTGTGAAATGATAGACAAATTTCGTATTTATACTCCACAGATCCCAATATCCGGAGTTTAGCCAATACAGAAGACCAAAACACATATTTTGAACTAAGAACCACTTCAATTGGTCAACAAAAGTCGGAAAATACACCTTTTGAACATTTGTGCAACGCAAAAACCGACACTCCGTTCCATAACAATAGAACAGCTGATTTACATCAGTACCGGGTTTA from Athalia rosae chromosome 6, iyAthRosa1.1, whole genome shotgun sequence carries:
- the LOC105693044 gene encoding uncharacterized protein LOC105693044 isoform X1 — translated: MLCAKVKAALSTETIFVKETVLSYIECLMPKYRSRKTLVLYRQSPVSDNLQEKSIKLDVSETSILDVTGSPLVCELGYSCVDETIIDDHRNWKKEEELHLPLTKSEACATLNRCLEYVSDSKWSEPLLALCDGTDNRRTIVLGTYVEDGWYTTMQVLVADAESLQNIEALPAALLRQYCDVYSLPEHKVSVTVSGTYELYGKRPGIMDVSGALEGRFNGSLNIEVNWNTLLFRCPIRASTSTLIIEMFAEWSSGHLQNLWKELTLLYEYLNKLHGNSKKSARLFVYPNHIPSDDVIRKLNLLLDGDNESYKPFKEGNEDNHRHVTDDIKLQTHVDQVQFRPNMDFSDDLWQLLTNCSDYNQTRNYILMVLQEIQSRNTKPQIILTNSTRINKIASQILYEKGTVPIVDDELILQLLIDAGLEKLSRDYMYILMSANLIDLYEVRQILCNVQTEVFKIESYQKNLMLLSQIHRCLQFTLFAQNHLNCSAESLKKIFTHAFREFGCNGSDMGSVFDLHRNSIQRLEVPLPTIAMEQLVQGLPSSWCLTLSSESTISKICETSYLSRASILPTNIYSLDESYTKEVYYSLKVQSSSTKIAC
- the LOC105693044 gene encoding uncharacterized protein LOC105693044 isoform X2, producing the protein MVHRQRFHFKLNGYSTSPVSDNLQEKSIKLDVSETSILDVTGSPLVCELGYSCVDETIIDDHRNWKKEEELHLPLTKSEACATLNRCLEYVSDSKWSEPLLALCDGTDNRRTIVLGTYVEDGWYTTMQVLVADAESLQNIEALPAALLRQYCDVYSLPEHKVSVTVSGTYELYGKRPGIMDVSGALEGRFNGSLNIEVNWNTLLFRCPIRASTSTLIIEMFAEWSSGHLQNLWKELTLLYEYLNKLHGNSKKSARLFVYPNHIPSDDVIRKLNLLLDGDNESYKPFKEGNEDNHRHVTDDIKLQTHVDQVQFRPNMDFSDDLWQLLTNCSDYNQTRNYILMVLQEIQSRNTKPQIILTNSTRINKIASQILYEKGTVPIVDDELILQLLIDAGLEKLSRDYMYILMSANLIDLYEVRQILCNVQTEVFKIESYQKNLMLLSQIHRCLQFTLFAQNHLNCSAESLKKIFTHAFREFGCNGSDMGSVFDLHRNSIQRLEVPLPTIAMEQLVQGLPSSWCLTLSSESTISKICETSYLSRASILPTNIYSLDESYTKEVYYSLKVQSSSTKIAC